The genomic region CCGACAGCAGCGTCACGGTCGCCGTCAGCCGAAGGCTGAGAAAAAGCGATTCCCAGACGTCGGAGCGCGATAGCGTCTGTGACCAGAAGCGCAACCCGAACTGCTGCGGAATGACAGAGGGATAGCGCCAAACCTCGGTAAAGGCCCAGGTTCCGACAACAATCAGCGGAAGCGCGATGAACAGGGTCAGCAGCGCCGCAAACAGGATGCCAACCCAATCAATCCTTGCCGCACTGGCAGTTGTACCATGGATCATCGACCGCCCTCCCGGTTTTTCGCGATCGAGCGAACATAGAAGATCCCGAACACCAGGCAGAAGCCGAAGGTGATCACCGCTTGCGTCAGAGCATTCAGCGGGTCGTTGAGGTCGGAGAACGTGCGTTGCATGAACGGCCCCATCATCTCGGGCGAAGCTGGACCAAGCACGTAAGGCAGCGTGAAGGACGAAAAGATGCCGAGGATGGCGAAGGAGGCCGTGACCAGAAACGAATTGCCCATTCGCGGCAGGATAATTGAAGCGAAGACCCGCAACGGAGAAGCACCGACATCGCGCGCAGCTTCGATCGAGCTTTTGGCGATATTGCCCAATCCGGCCGCCAGCATCAGCACCGTCAGGGGAAGATTGTCCCAGACGAGGCCGATCACTGGTCCCCAGGGCGTCAGATATGGAGACGGCAGCTTTGGCAGGCCGGTCGCGTTCAGGAGGATGTCGACGGTGCCGTTCGGACCGATCGTGCGGATAAGCGCGTAGGAGAGGATGATCGACGGGACGAACATCGGAAAGATTGCAAGGCCTTGGACATAGGCTGCGAGCCGTCCCCGCGAAAAGCGCAGATACAGCGCGATCGGTAGGCCTGTCGCGAGAAGCAGCAGGCCGCAAACCAGTGTCGTCCAAAGCGTAAGCCAGAGATTGGCCAGGCTATAGGTATCGCTGAAGAAAAAGCGATAGGAGGCAAGCGAAAAGACAGTAGCGCCGTCCGGTTGGCGCACGAAAACCGTGCCGATGACTGCGGCGATGATCGGATACACGATCAGCCAGCCCAGCAGAAGCACCGGCACGGCGACGAGAAGAAGCCCTGCCGAAGCGTTCGTGGCGGCTGGTGCGCGCCAGCGCGCCAGCGATCGTAGCGCAAACTCCCTGCGCATCAGGTACGGCTGATGCCCGGCGCGACGCTGCGGTACCAGCCGTCATTGATGGCAGGCTCCCAATCGCCGCTCGGAAAGGTCGGGATCGTCGCCGGGACGACATCGGTATATTTCTGGCGGAGTTGCTCGGAGATATGCTCCCAGGAGATGCCCGGAAAACCACCGATCTCGGTGATGATTGCTTCCTGCATCTCCTTTGTCAGCAGGAAGGCGGCGAGCTTCAAGGCCGCGTCCTTGTGTGCGCCGTTCGAAAACACCGTCATGCGCGAGAAATTGCCGCAAAGCGCAAGGTCGCCGAGCTGAACGAGGCCGGTCGTTTCCGGCAGAACGCCCTGCGAGATCGCTTGCAGGACCTGGTCGGACCAGACCGGCGTCATGGTGACGACGCCCTGCGCCAGAAGCTGGATCGACTGCGTGTTGCCGGCCGTATACGCGCCCTTTTCATAGAGCGACGGCGCAAGGTCGTTGAGGATCGCCCAGGCAGGCGTCAGGGTCTGGTTGGCGTAATCGGCCGAGAAGTTGTCGATCGTGAATTTCTTCGGATCGCGGCCGTTGGCCTCATGGATGGCGCGGCGAACGAAGTTGCCGCCTGAACCACCTTTGTCGGGACGATTGTAGATAAACTGGCCGGGATTGGCCTTGATCCATGAAATCAGCTGTTCCCAGGTTTTGGGCGCATCCTTTGGGTCGAGCTTGGCCTTGTCATAGGCGAGAAGAACCTGCGAGCCGCGGTAGGGAAGCGAATATTCGCTGTCGACGCTCAGCGGATTGACGCGGTCGAAGCCTTCGACGTTCTCTGCGGAGAACTTGACCCAAAGACCGGCGTCGATCCCACCCGTCGGCAGGCGTGGATCGAATGTTTCGAAGATGTCTGCCTGCGGATCGGTCTTGGTCTGGAGGGCGGCCAGGGCTCGATCGGCAATGGCGCGCAGGCCAGTATTGTCGCCGGCATCAGTGACCTTCAAGGCAACGTCTGGATGGGCCGCTTCGAAAGCCGGACGGACGATGTTGTTCCAGAAGTCGACGATATTGGCATCGGAGCCGCTGTAGAGATCGATCGTCCTCGCTGCTGCGGTGGCAAAACGCGGCGCAGCCAGAACAGCTGCTGCGGCCGACGACGTGATAAGAAACTCGCGTCTGTTCATTACCCACTCCATTCGTTTCGCGGTCGCACACCGCGTGCCTGTTGGAGCTAGCTAACGCTGACGCGTGACATCGGGATGACAAAAGGGTCCGGACGAAGGGTTTTTTGCACAGCCGTGCATTCATATCTATGCAACAACAACATCGACAAAAGAATAGGCGAGTCCGACGTTGTTGAATGCGGCCGATGATTGACGGCCGGTCTGTGGTCATCTTTTCGCCGTCGCGCTTACATTAGATTGTAATCAATCGCGGCTAGATTGTTTTCATCATCAGGAGGCAACTATGCGCGATATGACCATGTCAGAGGTATTGACCGATCCACTGATCCGGCAGCTTATGCGCGCCGACAGGGTATCGCTTGACGCTTTTGCAACATTGCTTCGCGAAGCTGCAGCGCGCGTCGATGCACGGGCAATGAATGGCACGAGCGCCGGTGTGCGGTCAGACGATAACGAGGCTTCAGCACAGTTGCACGGGACGATCATGCAAACGGAAGCCGTATAAAATGCATGCCCCAATGTTTGTCGCCCGGCGGTGCTTTCTGACTTACGAGCATGCGGTTCTTCCAGCCCGAGAATGATCTCATGGGCACCGGACGGGGCTTGATCGGTCCCGTAACAGCGATCTGCCAAGCCGCGATATGGTCTACAACTTCAAGAGAAAGCGAAGATCCAAAGACGGCGTCAGCGGGTAGCGCCCCAGAGGTAGGCGACCGCCGCAACTATGCCGACGGCCGTCAGGGGTCTTGCCCTCACATGCTCCTCGATTTCATAAACAAAGCTTCTCGCCTGAACTTTCGCGATCCGCGCAGTATCGGAGGCGAGCTCTGTTGCGGACTCCGAGACGCGGCTTACTTCTGCTCGCAGAGCCTTGATCTCGCCGCGGTTGACCTCGCTCCGCTTTCGACTTGCAGCGAGCGCTTCATCGACCAAGGAAGATTTTTCGTCGGGCATTTGGGGGTCGCGCTGCCGCTGGACGCGCTCGGCCGCCTCGGCGTCCACTCTTCCAGATGGTGCCGTGGTGTGGGTGGCCGAAACGGGATCCGAGGCCGGAAAGGTGTCCTCAAGCCCTTTCTCGAGTTCGCCCTTTCCCGATCGCTTGCGCTGCTGGGCCTGCTCCCGCTTCATGGACTGAACTGCTGGGGATTCGTCTGGATTTGGCATGTCGAGTTCCTCCTTGCTTGATCGCAGTAATCCCGCAGGTGCCGGGAAGTTCCGGATTTGTGTTCCAACTGCCACCGACCAGCATGTCAAAGTCGAAAGTCATTACGGCGAGTATCCTTGCCGGAACTTCACCGCGAATAGTGGCTGGCCACTTGCAGTTCTGCGTATTTCAGCAAAAAAATTTCCATCAGTGCTGTTTTCGTTGATGATCTTGCCGACGCTTGATTTTTCGTGGCTGCGGGGAGTGGCCCTAATCGCTTCAACAACAGGCAGGTATGCGTTTGCATTGCGTTACAGCTGCAGAAGAAGGCGCGTTAAATCATAGGGATGCATTGGGATCTTAAGATGCCGCTTACGCCTAAAAAATATCCGGAACTTTAAAGTTCGACCGGGTGTTCCTTGCACGGATCTCGGCGATCCCAAAAAGGAACACAACAATGCGCGCGTTCATCCTAGCCGCTACCGCCCTCGGGACATCCGCCTTCTCTGTGCTGGCCCAGGCGACATTTGCGCCCTCCCCGTCCGGAAACACGCCTGCGATCGCAACACCAGGCACGAAGAACCCGACTGCCCCCGTCGCAGGTGCCAACAGCTTCACCGAAGCCCAGGCAAAGGATCGCATCGAAAATGCAGGCTACACGGAGGTTAAAGACCTAAAACTCAACGACAAAGGCGTCTGGATGGCCTCGGGCATGAAGGACGGCAAGGCTGTTTTGATCGCCCTCGACTATCAGGGCAACATTGTCGCCGAATAAGGAAGCCCAGGCGCTCGAAATGAGAGTTGTACCCGGATTCTCCGACCTGCGAAACGAAATCGCAGCAGTGTGAAGCATGGTCAAAGCCTACGAACGTTGCTGTCATCTCAGATTATATTTCAACCGACACTTTAGGTAAGCGATCTTAAGTCATGGATATAACGGGATTCAGCTTCCTGACGGGATGGGCACTTGCTGCGTCCAACACTGGGCGGATTTCTAAAAGCTTGGGGCCCTTCTGTTGGCCATTTTGTCAGCGGCAACTGCGTCCTTGTTGACCTTGCCAAATTGCCTCACCGGCAGATCGGCTAAAACAGAGCACACGAACTGTCTGCTGCGACGGCGGGCTCAATTTAGGCCAGCCAGCCTATCAGTCCCCGCGCAATTTACGGGTGATGAAGACAGCTATGCCACCGATCCCCAGGACTATGACACCCCATAAAACCCATACACTTTGATTGACCATGAAACTCGAGGAAGGGTACGGGAAGAGCCCGCTACCTTGTCCGATCCAGAGCAATCCGAGCAGGATCAAGCTCGCCCCGAATGCATAACCGAATTTCCGTCTCATGTTCATCCCCCTCTCTCACTTCCGGCCATGATGACGAGACGATCATAGGCCGCCCAGCCTCGACAGTATCCGCAATTCACGCACCACCCGGCGCGGGGCAAACTTCGATGCCGGTGGCATCACTTCCGATGATCTCCTCGAAGCGCCTCGGCAGAGCGTCGCCCGATGTCGCCGATGAAGCCAATACAACCTCCCAGCATGCATCTGCTTCTTTCAGACGGCAAACACTCAATGTCTGTGCCCGGCTGCAGGCGACCGATTCCGGCACGAGGGCGATGCCGAGCCCGTGTCCGACGAGTTCCATCAACGTGCCGAGATCGCTCACCTCAAATGCGATCTTGCGATCAATGTTCGCCGTCAAAAATAGATCATCGATGATTTTGCGCGTACCTAAATCGTGCTCGAATTCGACAAAGGCATGCGTTGCAATTTCATCAAGTGAAACAACCTGGCTTGAGGCAAGTGAATGCGATTTGTTGCAGACGACAACCAGTTCTTCGCAGGCGATGGTGACGGTTACAATGTCGGCCGGCGGATCAAACATGGGCAGGAATGCAAGGTCGAGTTTGCCGTTCCTGACCTTCTCCAGAAGATGGACCGCGCCTCCCTGTATCAGCCGCACGTCGATATGCGGATGACGCTTATGAAAACGGGCAAGTAGAAGCGGCAGATCGACAAATGCCGGCAGTCCCTGAACTGTTCCGAGGTTCAACTTGCCCGATTTCGCCTGCGCAACAGCGTCTACCGCTTCCCGTGCGTCCTTCGCTGCCTCAAGGACAATCTCCGCCTTTTCGAGCAGCGCCCTGCCGGCGGCCGTCAGTCGCACCTTTCGAGTAGTGCGGACGAAAAGCTGCGCATTGAGCTCTTGTTCCAACGCCCGGACTGAACTCGAAAGAGCGGACTGAACAATGTTCAACCGCTGCGCGGCTTTCGTGAAATGCTCGGCTTTTGCCGCAGCAACAAAATACTGGAGCTGGCGTAGTTCCACTGGAACCTCATTTTTCACACATATTGATCAATCTCATCTAAATCTTCCGTTTGAAAGATGGAAGCGCCTGACGCATTCTCTGGCGGCGTTTTCGGCATTGCTTCTACCTCACGTGATCAACCTATTCGTTCATGACGGTCTTCTCGACGCTGTCCTTCCCGACAGCTGCGCAGGAGAGGAAGCGTAGGCTGCACACGGCCACGATCGGTGCCGATGATGCGCAGACAGTGGCCGCCCTTGGTGTCGCGGCTTTGATGTATCAGGAGGTTGACATGGACTATCGTAAACTCGGTCAGAGCGGCACAATCGTGAGCGCCTATTGTCTCGGCACGATGACCTTTGGTGCGGAGGCGGACGAGCCCGCCTCTTATAAGCTGCTCGACGATTATTTCGCCTGGGGCGGCAATTTCATTGATACCGCCGACGTATATAGCGCTGGCAAGTCTGAAGAGATCATCGGCCGCTGGCTGAAGACGCGGCCGACCGAGGCAAAGCAGGCGGTGATCGCAACCAAAGGCCGCTTCCCGATGGGCCCGGGTCCCAACGATATCGGTCTCTCACGCAGACATCTTAACCAGGCGCTTAACGACTCGCTCCGTCGCTTGGGCATCGAGCATATCGATCTTTACCAGATGCATGCTTGGGACGCGCTGACGCCGATCGAGGAGACTCTGCGCTTTCTCGACGACGCCGTTTCAGCGGGCAAGATCGGCTACTACGGTTTTTCCAACTATGTCGCCTGGCAAATTGCCAAGGCTTCCGAAATTGCCAAGGCGCGCGGCTACACACGGCCGGTCACGCTTCAGCCGCAATACAATTTGCTGATGCGCGATATCGAGCTTGAAATCGTCGCGGCCTGCCAGGATGCCGGCCTGGGGTTGCTTCCTTGGTCACCGCTTGGCGGCGGCTGGCTGACTGGAAAATACAAGCGTGATCAGATGCCGACCGGCGCAACCCGTCTGGGCGAAAATCCAACGCGCGGCGGCGAAGCCTTCGAAGCCCGCAATGCGCAGGAGCGCACCTGGGCAGTTATCGGGGCGGTCGAGGAGATTGCCAGAGCCCGCGGCGTCAGCATGGCGCAAGTGGCGCTTGCCTGGACGGCGGCGCGCCCGGCAGTAACCTCCGTCATTCTCGGCGCGCGAAATCCTGAGCAGCTCGCCGACAATCTCAATGCCGCCAGCTTTGCGCTTTCGCTTGAGGAAACCACCAGGCTCAACGAAGTCAGCGCGCCGACGCCCGGGCAATATCCCTATGGTGAGCATGGCATTAACCAGCGCCACCGCAAGATGGAAGGCGGACGCTGAATCTTGAAAGGCGGCGTCAGATCCTGACGCCGCTTGTCTCATCAAAGAGGTGAAGTTTCTCCGGATCG from Rhizobium gallicum bv. gallicum R602sp harbors:
- a CDS encoding aldo/keto reductase, translating into MDYRKLGQSGTIVSAYCLGTMTFGAEADEPASYKLLDDYFAWGGNFIDTADVYSAGKSEEIIGRWLKTRPTEAKQAVIATKGRFPMGPGPNDIGLSRRHLNQALNDSLRRLGIEHIDLYQMHAWDALTPIEETLRFLDDAVSAGKIGYYGFSNYVAWQIAKASEIAKARGYTRPVTLQPQYNLLMRDIELEIVAACQDAGLGLLPWSPLGGGWLTGKYKRDQMPTGATRLGENPTRGGEAFEARNAQERTWAVIGAVEEIARARGVSMAQVALAWTAARPAVTSVILGARNPEQLADNLNAASFALSLEETTRLNEVSAPTPGQYPYGEHGINQRHRKMEGGR
- a CDS encoding LysR family transcriptional regulator; its protein translation is MELRQLQYFVAAAKAEHFTKAAQRLNIVQSALSSSVRALEQELNAQLFVRTTRKVRLTAAGRALLEKAEIVLEAAKDAREAVDAVAQAKSGKLNLGTVQGLPAFVDLPLLLARFHKRHPHIDVRLIQGGAVHLLEKVRNGKLDLAFLPMFDPPADIVTVTIACEELVVVCNKSHSLASSQVVSLDEIATHAFVEFEHDLGTRKIIDDLFLTANIDRKIAFEVSDLGTLMELVGHGLGIALVPESVACSRAQTLSVCRLKEADACWEVVLASSATSGDALPRRFEEIIGSDATGIEVCPAPGGA
- a CDS encoding extracellular solute-binding protein, whose product is MNRREFLITSSAAAAVLAAPRFATAAARTIDLYSGSDANIVDFWNNIVRPAFEAAHPDVALKVTDAGDNTGLRAIADRALAALQTKTDPQADIFETFDPRLPTGGIDAGLWVKFSAENVEGFDRVNPLSVDSEYSLPYRGSQVLLAYDKAKLDPKDAPKTWEQLISWIKANPGQFIYNRPDKGGSGGNFVRRAIHEANGRDPKKFTIDNFSADYANQTLTPAWAILNDLAPSLYEKGAYTAGNTQSIQLLAQGVVTMTPVWSDQVLQAISQGVLPETTGLVQLGDLALCGNFSRMTVFSNGAHKDAALKLAAFLLTKEMQEAIITEIGGFPGISWEHISEQLRQKYTDVVPATIPTFPSGDWEPAINDGWYRSVAPGISRT
- a CDS encoding ABC transporter permease, with product MRREFALRSLARWRAPAATNASAGLLLVAVPVLLLGWLIVYPIIAAVIGTVFVRQPDGATVFSLASYRFFFSDTYSLANLWLTLWTTLVCGLLLLATGLPIALYLRFSRGRLAAYVQGLAIFPMFVPSIILSYALIRTIGPNGTVDILLNATGLPKLPSPYLTPWGPVIGLVWDNLPLTVLMLAAGLGNIAKSSIEAARDVGASPLRVFASIILPRMGNSFLVTASFAILGIFSSFTLPYVLGPASPEMMGPFMQRTFSDLNDPLNALTQAVITFGFCLVFGIFYVRSIAKNREGGR